The [Pseudomonas] carboxydohydrogena genome includes a window with the following:
- a CDS encoding DUF6111 family protein — MIRPLLTEIGIFLIPFAAYALFVFASRREVLNRSSWPARIVLGLSMGACLLVILSLVLLANFSGASPDTTYTPARVENGKFIPGSDK; from the coding sequence ATGATCCGACCGCTGCTGACCGAAATCGGGATTTTCCTGATTCCGTTCGCTGCCTATGCGCTGTTCGTATTCGCAAGCCGCCGCGAGGTGCTGAATCGTTCATCCTGGCCGGCGCGCATCGTTTTGGGATTGAGCATGGGCGCGTGCCTGCTGGTGATCCTGAGCCTCGTACTGCTGGCAAATTTCTCCGGCGCGTCGCCGGACACGACCTATACGCCGGCGCGCGTCGAGAACGGCAAGTTCATTCCGGGGTCCGATAAATGA
- a CDS encoding CoA pyrophosphatase — MNDSFLKDKAGAHALPVPHRASIDMGSAEFFKRARAQLNFDVPPALSDPSIVARTGDRGTDWMLEIVAREKPIRQAAVLIGIVEHEQPSVLLTTRAGHLADHPGQISFPGGKIDPQDASPMDAALREAKEEVGLTRDFIEPVGYLDVYSTSFGFRILPTLARIRPGFDLTINTEEVDDAFEVPLAFLMDPANHKQGTKEYRGKLRYFYEMPYEQRYIWGATAGMLRVLYERIYTS, encoded by the coding sequence TTGAACGACAGCTTTCTGAAAGACAAGGCGGGTGCCCACGCGCTTCCGGTTCCGCACCGCGCTTCGATCGACATGGGATCGGCGGAATTCTTCAAGCGCGCCCGCGCGCAATTGAATTTCGATGTGCCTCCCGCATTGTCCGATCCGAGCATCGTCGCCAGGACCGGCGACCGCGGCACCGACTGGATGCTGGAGATCGTCGCGCGCGAGAAACCGATCCGGCAGGCGGCGGTGCTGATCGGGATCGTCGAACACGAACAGCCGTCCGTCCTGCTCACCACGCGCGCGGGGCATCTCGCCGATCATCCCGGACAGATTTCGTTTCCCGGCGGCAAGATCGACCCGCAGGATGCCTCGCCGATGGACGCGGCGCTGCGCGAGGCGAAGGAGGAAGTCGGGCTGACGCGCGATTTCATCGAGCCGGTCGGCTATCTCGATGTCTACTCCACGAGCTTCGGCTTCCGCATCCTGCCGACGCTGGCGCGGATTCGCCCCGGCTTCGATCTCACCATCAACACCGAGGAAGTGGATGATGCGTTCGAGGTGCCGCTCGCATTCCTGATGGACCCCGCGAACCACAAGCAGGGCACCAAGGAATATCGCGGAAAGCTTCGGTATTTTTACGAGATGCCGTATGAGCAGCGCTATATCTGGGGCGCGACGGCCGGCATGCTGCGTGTGCTGTATGAGCGGATCTACACGTCATGA
- a CDS encoding DUF1285 domain-containing protein: MAKQGQPIAAGDVGQRLDALASAAQRVNTSGLPPVERWNPPFCGDLDIRIASDGTWFYLGSPIGRPELVRLFSSVLKREGERYFLVTPVEKIGIVVDDAPFIAVEMRAREQGGARLLSFRTNVGEWIDCDAAHGLRFEDAPRGGLAPYLHVRAGLWAKLSRPLYYELVDLGEIRQIGGEEIFGVASNGVFFAIADAAQLKGSA, translated from the coding sequence ATGGCGAAGCAAGGGCAGCCGATAGCAGCGGGGGACGTTGGCCAGCGCCTCGATGCGCTGGCCTCGGCGGCGCAGCGCGTCAATACGTCCGGCCTGCCGCCGGTCGAGCGGTGGAATCCGCCGTTTTGCGGCGATCTCGACATCCGTATCGCCTCCGACGGCACCTGGTTCTACCTCGGCAGCCCGATCGGGCGTCCCGAACTGGTGCGACTTTTTTCCAGCGTGCTGAAACGCGAGGGCGAGCGCTATTTTTTGGTCACGCCGGTGGAAAAAATCGGCATCGTCGTGGACGACGCGCCGTTTATCGCCGTCGAGATGAGGGCAAGGGAACAGGGCGGGGCGCGGCTTTTGTCGTTTCGCACCAATGTCGGTGAATGGATCGATTGCGACGCTGCCCACGGGCTGCGGTTCGAGGACGCGCCGAGGGGCGGCCTTGCGCCCTATCTGCATGTCCGCGCGGGGCTGTGGGCAAAGCTGTCGCGGCCGTTATATTATGAACTGGTCGATCTCGGCGAGATTCGCCAGATCGGCGGCGAGGAGATTTTTGGCGTGGCGTCGAATGGTGTGTTTTTCGCAATCGCCGATGCCGCGCAGTTGAAGGGCTCAGCTTGA
- a CDS encoding AAA family ATPase, translating to MNSADVEKLEDVIVRSAEQLAGSIRAARQAVSTVIFGQERVVDNALVTILAGGHALLIGVPGLAKTRLVETLGVTLGLDAKRVQFTPDLMPSDILGAEVLDESAAGKRSFRFIAGPVFAQLLMADEINRASPRTQSALLQAMQEQHITVAGARHDLPVPFHVLATQNPLEQEGTYPLPEAQLDRFLMEIDVGYPDRDAERKILFDTTGAEQTTAKAAMTADTLITAQRLVRRLPVGDSVVEAILTLVRSARPGEGGDDAKSIAWGPGPRASQALMLAVRARALLDGRLAPSIDDVLELAEPVLKHRMALTFSARAEGETVTGVIGRLKARVG from the coding sequence ATGAACAGCGCAGATGTCGAAAAACTGGAAGACGTGATCGTCCGCTCCGCCGAGCAACTCGCGGGCAGCATCCGCGCCGCGCGTCAGGCCGTGTCCACCGTGATCTTCGGGCAGGAGCGCGTGGTGGACAACGCGCTGGTGACGATTCTGGCGGGCGGTCATGCGCTCTTGATCGGCGTGCCGGGCCTCGCCAAGACCAGACTCGTCGAGACGCTCGGCGTCACGCTCGGGCTCGACGCCAAGCGCGTGCAGTTCACGCCCGACCTGATGCCGTCCGACATTCTCGGCGCGGAAGTGCTCGATGAGAGCGCGGCGGGCAAGCGCTCGTTCCGTTTCATCGCCGGTCCGGTGTTCGCACAACTGCTGATGGCCGACGAGATCAACCGCGCCTCGCCGCGCACGCAGTCCGCGCTGTTGCAGGCGATGCAGGAGCAGCACATCACCGTCGCGGGCGCACGGCACGATCTGCCGGTGCCGTTCCATGTGCTCGCCACGCAGAATCCGCTGGAGCAGGAAGGCACCTATCCGCTGCCCGAGGCGCAGCTCGACCGTTTCCTGATGGAAATCGATGTCGGCTATCCCGACCGCGATGCCGAACGTAAAATTTTGTTCGACACTACCGGCGCGGAGCAGACCACGGCGAAGGCGGCGATGACCGCCGACACGCTCATCACCGCGCAGCGGCTGGTGCGCCGTTTGCCGGTCGGCGATTCCGTGGTGGAAGCGATCCTCACGCTGGTACGCTCCGCGCGCCCCGGCGAGGGCGGCGACGATGCCAAATCCATCGCATGGGGACCGGGCCCGCGCGCGAGCCAGGCGCTGATGCTCGCGGTGCGCGCCCGCGCGCTGCTCGACGGCCGCCTCGCGCCCTCCATCGACGACGTGCTCGAACTGGCCGAACCGGTGCTGAAGCATCGCATGGCGCTGACCTTCTCCGCCCGCGCCGAAGGCGAAACCGTCACAGGCGTGATCGGGCGGCTGAAAGCGCGGGTCGGTTGA
- a CDS encoding DUF58 domain-containing protein: MAAVPKPALTEIEAIRRADGESRSLAASMPRLVLEARRISATVIHGLHGRRRAGTGENFWQYRRFVSGEAAQRVDWRRSARDDHLYVREQEWEAAHTVWLWPDRSASMAFASKDARDSKLERAIVLSFALADLLVAGGERVGIPGLMRPSASRGIIDRMAQVLLHDVATRDSLPPGFVPASLAEVVVLSDFWSPLGDIAAMIAGLSASGARGVLLQIVDPAEETFPYSGRVEFNEPEGAGAIVAGRAQNWKDDYTAKLKQHRDGIRAETTRRGWLFSTHRTDRSAAELLLYLHQALAASREGSARSGWPA, translated from the coding sequence ATGGCCGCGGTCCCCAAACCCGCGCTCACCGAAATCGAAGCGATACGGCGTGCCGATGGCGAAAGCCGCTCGCTCGCCGCGTCGATGCCCCGCCTCGTGCTGGAAGCGCGGCGCATCTCCGCGACCGTGATCCACGGCCTGCATGGGCGGCGGCGCGCCGGCACCGGCGAGAATTTCTGGCAGTACCGCCGTTTCGTTTCCGGCGAAGCCGCGCAGCGCGTCGACTGGCGGCGCTCGGCACGCGACGATCATCTGTACGTCCGCGAACAGGAGTGGGAAGCCGCGCATACCGTATGGCTGTGGCCGGACCGCTCCGCCTCGATGGCCTTCGCCTCGAAAGATGCGCGCGACAGCAAGCTGGAGCGCGCCATCGTGTTGAGCTTCGCGCTGGCCGACCTGTTAGTCGCGGGGGGCGAGCGCGTCGGCATCCCCGGCCTGATGCGCCCGAGCGCCAGCCGCGGCATCATCGACCGGATGGCGCAGGTGCTGCTGCACGACGTCGCCACGCGCGACAGCCTGCCGCCGGGTTTCGTGCCTGCCTCGCTCGCCGAGGTCGTCGTGCTGTCCGATTTCTGGTCGCCGCTCGGTGACATCGCGGCGATGATTGCTGGCCTCTCGGCCTCCGGCGCGCGCGGCGTGCTGCTGCAAATCGTCGATCCCGCCGAGGAAACCTTCCCCTATTCCGGCCGCGTTGAATTCAACGAGCCCGAAGGCGCGGGCGCCATCGTCGCCGGGCGCGCGCAGAACTGGAAGGACGATTACACCGCGAAGCTCAAACAGCACCGCGACGGCATCCGCGCGGAAACGACGCGGCGCGGCTGGCTGTTTTCCACGCATCGGACCGACCGCTCCGCCGCCGAACTGCTGTTGTACCTGCATCAGGCGCTCGCCGCATCTCGCGAGGGCAGCGCCAGATCGGGATGGCCGGCATGA
- a CDS encoding DUF4159 domain-containing protein: MNGLPLSFTEPWLLAGLIALPALWWLLRVIPPRPVKVEFPPTRLLFDIKPREETPSRTPWWLTLLRLLAAALVIFAAAGPVWNPKGGASASSGPLVILLDDGWSAAANWDVRIRSADELISQADAARRAVALVPLSEPARDISLMPPGTARVALRQFAPKPYGIDRSATLPLIKRFLGEIGDASIVWLNDGIDSGRGADFVSGLHDAIGDRALTVYEGGTPPAHALAAAENAAAKMTVKVLRATGGIESGIVRALDQKGAPIGETHFAFDATARETEAAFDLPVELRNDIARLEIAGERSAGAVQLLDKRWRRRAIGIVSGASSDISQPLLATTFYLTKALAPFADVRNAERSAPDDAIRQLLDQKLPMLILADVGTLSPELRERLDDWIAQGGVLVRFAGPRLAAGDDDLVPVKLRRGNRSLGGTLTWEKPQHLAAFAADSPFAGLPVPDDVTVTRQVLADPDPALASKTWASLADGTPLVTGERRGKGVLALFHVSGDTRWSDLPLSGTFVEMLRRIVDMAGYADAAGSNLTPETKIETVAPTRVLDGFGAFTAPPSTAKPVKADYRGAASLDHPPGFYGPVDGPVAVNTLAATDRLTALDTSSLNATRASYTNAEPRDLRGTLLSLALLLFVVDAIIIAILGGALAGLLRRRSVATALALAVISSALAPHALDAQTRTAKPAVTANAAKDDFAIKAVSQTHLAYVVTGNAEVDNVVKAGLSGLSLFLAQRTALEAGDPIGVDPAKDELAFFPLIYWPVIADAPKPSQEAINKIDAYMKNGGTVLFDTRDAIDAPPTSNGESQTPGMLALRQILSSLDIPELEPVPREHVLTKTFYLLRDFPGRFTSGRTWVEALPREGDEDGVERPARGGDGVSPIIITSNDLAGAWALRPDGQPMLPLTPGEPRQREFAFRAGANIVMYTLTGNYKADQVHAPALIERLGQ, encoded by the coding sequence ATGAACGGATTGCCGCTCTCCTTCACCGAACCGTGGCTGCTCGCGGGGCTGATCGCTCTGCCCGCGCTGTGGTGGCTGCTGCGCGTGATCCCGCCGCGCCCGGTGAAGGTGGAATTTCCGCCGACGCGGCTGCTGTTCGACATCAAGCCGCGCGAGGAGACGCCGTCGCGCACGCCGTGGTGGCTCACACTGTTACGACTGCTCGCCGCCGCGCTCGTGATCTTCGCCGCCGCGGGCCCGGTGTGGAATCCGAAAGGCGGCGCGAGCGCATCGTCCGGGCCGCTGGTGATCCTGCTCGATGACGGCTGGAGCGCCGCAGCGAACTGGGACGTGCGCATTCGCTCCGCCGACGAACTGATTTCGCAGGCCGATGCTGCGCGCCGCGCGGTGGCGCTGGTGCCTCTGTCCGAGCCCGCGCGCGACATCAGCCTGATGCCCCCCGGCACGGCGCGCGTGGCCCTTCGCCAATTTGCGCCGAAGCCTTACGGCATCGACCGCAGCGCCACGCTGCCGCTGATCAAACGCTTTCTCGGCGAGATCGGCGACGCCAGCATCGTCTGGCTTAATGACGGAATTGATAGCGGGCGCGGCGCGGACTTCGTGAGCGGCCTGCACGACGCCATCGGCGACCGCGCGCTGACGGTCTATGAAGGCGGCACGCCGCCGGCGCATGCGCTCGCCGCCGCCGAGAACGCCGCCGCGAAGATGACCGTGAAAGTGCTGCGCGCCACCGGCGGCATCGAGTCCGGCATCGTGCGCGCGCTCGACCAGAAAGGCGCGCCAATCGGCGAGACGCACTTTGCGTTCGACGCCACCGCGCGCGAGACGGAAGCTGCTTTCGATCTGCCGGTCGAACTGCGCAACGACATCGCGCGGCTGGAGATCGCGGGCGAGCGTTCCGCGGGCGCGGTGCAGTTGCTCGACAAGCGCTGGCGGCGGCGCGCCATCGGCATCGTCTCCGGCGCAAGCTCCGATATTTCGCAGCCGCTTCTCGCCACCACGTTCTATCTGACGAAGGCGCTCGCGCCGTTCGCCGACGTGCGCAATGCCGAGCGCAGCGCGCCTGACGATGCCATCAGGCAACTGCTGGACCAGAAATTGCCGATGCTGATCCTCGCCGATGTCGGCACACTGTCGCCGGAATTGCGCGAGCGGCTGGACGACTGGATCGCGCAGGGCGGCGTGCTGGTGCGTTTCGCGGGGCCGCGCCTCGCGGCAGGCGACGACGATCTGGTGCCGGTGAAGCTGCGGCGCGGCAACCGCAGCCTCGGCGGCACGCTGACATGGGAAAAGCCGCAGCACCTCGCCGCCTTCGCCGCCGATAGCCCGTTCGCCGGTCTGCCGGTGCCCGACGACGTGACCGTGACGCGGCAGGTACTCGCCGATCCAGATCCCGCGCTCGCCTCGAAAACATGGGCCTCGCTCGCCGACGGCACGCCGCTCGTCACAGGAGAGCGGCGCGGCAAGGGCGTGCTCGCGCTGTTCCATGTCAGCGGCGACACCCGCTGGTCGGATTTGCCGCTGTCCGGCACGTTCGTCGAGATGCTGCGCCGGATCGTCGACATGGCGGGCTATGCCGATGCCGCCGGAAGCAACCTGACGCCCGAGACCAAGATCGAGACGGTCGCGCCGACCCGCGTGCTCGACGGCTTCGGCGCCTTCACGGCGCCGCCTTCCACCGCCAAGCCGGTGAAGGCCGATTATCGCGGTGCCGCCAGCCTCGATCATCCGCCGGGATTCTACGGTCCGGTCGATGGCCCTGTCGCCGTCAACACGCTGGCCGCGACCGATCGCCTGACCGCGCTCGACACCTCGTCGCTCAACGCGACCCGCGCGAGCTACACCAACGCCGAGCCGCGCGACCTGCGCGGCACCCTGCTCTCGCTCGCGCTGCTGCTGTTCGTGGTTGACGCCATCATCATCGCCATTCTCGGCGGCGCGTTGGCCGGGTTGCTGCGGCGGCGCTCCGTCGCCACGGCGCTGGCGCTGGCTGTCATATCGAGCGCGCTCGCCCCGCACGCTCTGGACGCGCAAACCCGGACCGCCAAACCGGCAGTCACGGCAAACGCCGCCAAAGACGATTTCGCCATCAAGGCGGTGTCGCAGACGCATCTTGCCTATGTCGTCACCGGCAACGCGGAAGTGGACAATGTCGTGAAAGCGGGTCTCAGCGGACTGTCGCTGTTTCTCGCGCAACGCACCGCGCTGGAGGCAGGCGATCCGATCGGAGTCGATCCGGCGAAAGACGAACTCGCCTTCTTCCCGCTGATCTACTGGCCGGTGATCGCGGATGCGCCGAAGCCCTCGCAGGAGGCGATCAACAAGATCGACGCCTATATGAAGAATGGCGGCACGGTGCTGTTCGACACCCGCGACGCCATCGACGCGCCGCCGACCTCGAACGGAGAATCGCAGACCCCCGGCATGCTGGCGCTGCGGCAGATCCTGTCCTCGCTCGACATTCCCGAACTGGAGCCGGTGCCGCGCGAGCATGTGCTGACGAAGACGTTCTATCTGCTGCGCGACTTCCCGGGCCGCTTCACCTCGGGCCGGACATGGGTCGAGGCGCTGCCGCGCGAGGGCGACGAGGATGGCGTGGAGCGCCCGGCGCGGGGCGGCGACGGCGTCTCGCCCATCATCATCACCTCGAACGATCTCGCCGGTGCCTGGGCGCTGCGGCCCGACGGCCAGCCGATGCTGCCGCTGACGCCGGGCGAGCCGCGCCAGCGTGAATTCGCCTTCCGCGCCGGCGCCAACATCGTGATGTACACGCTGACCGGCAACTACAAGGCCGATCAGGTCCATGCCCCGGCGTTGATCGAAAGGCTCGGGCAATGA
- a CDS encoding TonB-dependent receptor: protein MSRSSLRASLASASAIALAVFTPSVHAQQATPPAATPAPAPAASSGTVLPEIMVHAPSPIDHHRHRPVVAARHGSGVARNSGKPKDKPDTPAIAQAASAPAPSQGTLPIVTDQFATVTVVPNEEIRRSGAQTFGDLLNDKPGITGSSFAPGASSRPIIRGLDMNRVGIVENGIGSNGASDLGEDHFVPIDPLTTNQIEVIRGPATLRYGSTAIGGVVSATNNRIPDALPCNPVSPSQTWGYDVKAPSSSGYCSNFETRTGYSSIDNGREGAVLLDAASSNFAIHADGFDRKTDSYGIPSSPYRFDPARPFNGTQANSGTHSYGGSVGGTYFFTGGYIGAAIQQNNSLYHIPGIDGEEHNTRIDAKQTKFTAKGEYRPDAAAIDAIRFWVGATDYKHNEIGLGDDGSDGVRQTFTNKEQEGRLEVQLAPVNVNFATMTSALGVQASHQELNAPSPDDIGSPFNGLWDPNSNTRVAGYSFNEFAFSNTTKAQIAGRIEHVNLSGSTPSFVPELFNDTSAIGPAVSRNLNFNPASGSVGLIQNLPYGLVASVTGQYTERAPKPAELFSRGGHDATVTFDIGNPNLKIETAKSVEIGLRKNTGPFRFELTGYDTHFNGFIYRNLTGNTCDGTACVANDSLELNQAIYSQRNAHFRGAEFQFQYDVMPLWFGTFGVEGQYDIVRATFDDGSNVPRIPPQRLGGGIYYRDANWLARVNLLHAFAQNDIGGIETSTPGYNRLKAELSYTTKLAKTDWWGAQELRVGIVGDNLLNEDIRNAVSYTKDEVLLPGMGVRLFANIKY from the coding sequence ATGTCCCGCTCCTCCCTTCGCGCTTCGCTCGCCAGCGCCTCGGCGATTGCGCTTGCCGTGTTCACCCCGTCCGTCCATGCGCAGCAGGCCACGCCGCCCGCGGCCACACCGGCCCCCGCGCCTGCCGCCTCAAGCGGCACGGTATTGCCGGAAATCATGGTGCATGCACCAAGCCCCATCGATCATCACCGCCACCGCCCGGTCGTCGCCGCAAGGCACGGCAGCGGCGTCGCGCGCAACTCGGGCAAGCCGAAAGACAAACCGGACACGCCCGCTATCGCACAGGCCGCGTCCGCTCCCGCGCCGTCGCAGGGCACGCTGCCGATCGTCACCGACCAGTTCGCGACCGTCACCGTGGTGCCGAACGAGGAAATCCGCCGCAGCGGCGCGCAGACCTTCGGCGACCTGTTGAACGACAAGCCCGGCATCACCGGCTCGTCGTTCGCGCCCGGCGCATCGAGCCGCCCGATCATTCGCGGCCTCGACATGAACCGCGTCGGCATCGTCGAGAACGGCATCGGCAGCAACGGCGCATCCGATCTCGGCGAGGATCATTTCGTCCCGATCGACCCGCTCACCACCAACCAGATCGAGGTGATCCGCGGCCCGGCGACGCTGCGTTACGGCTCGACCGCGATCGGCGGCGTCGTCAGCGCCACCAACAACCGCATTCCCGATGCGCTGCCGTGCAATCCGGTGTCGCCATCGCAGACCTGGGGCTACGACGTGAAAGCGCCTTCCAGCTCCGGCTATTGCAGCAATTTCGAAACCCGCACCGGCTATTCCAGCATCGACAACGGCCGCGAGGGCGCGGTCTTGCTGGACGCAGCCAGCAGCAACTTCGCGATCCACGCCGATGGCTTCGACCGCAAGACCGACAGCTACGGCATTCCGAGTTCGCCTTACCGGTTCGATCCGGCGCGGCCCTTCAACGGCACGCAGGCGAATTCCGGCACGCATTCCTACGGCGGATCGGTCGGGGGCACCTACTTCTTCACCGGCGGCTATATCGGCGCGGCGATCCAGCAGAACAATTCGCTCTATCATATTCCCGGCATCGACGGCGAAGAGCACAACACGCGCATCGACGCCAAACAGACCAAGTTCACCGCGAAGGGCGAGTACCGTCCCGATGCCGCTGCGATTGATGCGATCCGCTTCTGGGTCGGCGCGACCGATTACAAGCACAATGAAATCGGCCTCGGCGACGACGGTAGCGACGGCGTGCGCCAGACCTTCACCAACAAGGAGCAGGAAGGCCGCCTCGAGGTGCAGCTCGCGCCGGTGAATGTCAACTTCGCGACGATGACGTCGGCGCTCGGCGTGCAGGCCTCGCATCAGGAACTGAACGCGCCAAGCCCGGACGACATCGGCAGTCCATTCAACGGACTGTGGGACCCGAACAGCAACACCCGCGTCGCCGGCTACTCGTTCAACGAATTCGCCTTCAGCAACACCACCAAGGCGCAGATCGCGGGCCGCATCGAGCACGTCAACCTGTCCGGCTCGACGCCCTCCTTCGTGCCTGAGCTGTTCAACGATACCTCCGCCATCGGTCCTGCGGTTTCGCGAAATCTCAACTTCAATCCCGCGAGCGGCAGCGTCGGGTTGATTCAGAACCTGCCCTACGGCCTCGTCGCCAGCGTCACCGGGCAATACACCGAGCGCGCGCCGAAACCCGCCGAACTGTTCTCGCGCGGCGGCCACGATGCGACCGTCACGTTCGACATCGGCAATCCGAACCTGAAGATCGAGACCGCGAAATCGGTCGAGATCGGCCTGCGCAAGAACACCGGTCCGTTCCGGTTCGAGCTGACCGGTTACGACACGCACTTCAACGGCTTCATCTACCGTAACCTCACCGGCAACACCTGCGACGGCACCGCGTGCGTGGCGAACGACAGCCTCGAACTCAATCAGGCGATCTATTCGCAGCGCAACGCCCATTTCCGTGGCGCGGAATTCCAGTTCCAGTACGACGTGATGCCGCTGTGGTTCGGCACGTTCGGCGTCGAGGGGCAGTACGATATTGTCCGCGCGACGTTCGACGACGGCAGCAACGTGCCGCGCATTCCGCCGCAACGGCTGGGCGGCGGCATCTACTATCGCGACGCCAACTGGCTCGCGCGCGTCAACCTGCTCCATGCCTTCGCGCAGAACGACATCGGCGGCATCGAGACATCGACGCCGGGTTACAATCGCCTGAAGGCGGAGCTGAGCTACACCACCAAGCTCGCCAAGACGGACTGGTGGGGCGCGCAGGAACTGCGCGTCGGCATCGTCGGCGACAATCTGCTCAACGAGGACATCCGCAACGCGGTGTCCTACACCAAGGATGAGGTGCTCTTGCCCGGCATGGGCGTGAGGCTGTTCGCCAACATCAAATATTGA
- the zigA gene encoding zinc metallochaperone GTPase ZigA — MQKLPVTVLSGFLGAGKTTLMNHVLNNRRGLKVAVIVNDMSEVNIDADLIRDGGANLSRTDEKLVEMTNGCICCTLRDDLLKEVRLLAESGRFDYLLIESTGISEPLPVAATFDFRDEDGDSLSDVAVLDTMVTVVDTANLLKDYSSVEFLKDRGESLGDDDKRTLVDLLVEQIEFADVVILNKIDAATTAQRDAARKIVRALNPDADIVEADHARVPYERVLNTGRFDFERAQQHPLWAKELYGFADHVPETEEYGVTSFVYRARRPFEPAKFQQFLRESWRGVIRAKGHFWLATRPQWLGELSQAGAIVKTEGLGFWWANVPVERWPNDPFWRQSLKKNWNDIYGDRRQEIVFIGTGMDEDSIRARLDACLVDGKPGMHIDQWSRLPDPFPRWRRADEIAAE; from the coding sequence ATGCAAAAACTCCCCGTCACCGTCTTGTCCGGCTTCCTCGGTGCTGGGAAGACCACGCTGATGAACCATGTGCTGAACAACCGCCGCGGCCTGAAGGTGGCGGTGATTGTCAACGACATGAGCGAAGTCAATATCGATGCGGATCTCATTCGTGACGGCGGCGCCAATCTGTCGCGCACGGACGAGAAGCTCGTCGAGATGACGAACGGCTGCATCTGCTGCACCCTGCGCGACGATCTTCTCAAGGAAGTCCGCCTGCTCGCCGAAAGCGGCCGCTTCGATTATCTGCTGATCGAATCCACCGGCATTTCCGAACCCCTACCCGTGGCCGCGACGTTCGACTTCCGCGACGAGGACGGCGACAGCCTGTCCGATGTCGCCGTGCTCGACACCATGGTCACCGTGGTCGATACCGCGAATCTGCTGAAGGACTATTCGTCCGTCGAATTTCTCAAGGATCGCGGCGAATCCCTCGGCGACGACGACAAGCGCACGCTGGTTGATTTGCTGGTCGAGCAGATCGAGTTCGCCGATGTCGTCATCCTCAACAAGATCGACGCCGCGACAACCGCACAGCGCGACGCGGCGCGCAAGATCGTGCGCGCGCTCAATCCCGATGCCGACATCGTCGAGGCCGATCACGCGCGGGTGCCTTACGAGCGGGTTCTCAACACCGGCCGGTTCGATTTCGAGCGCGCGCAACAGCATCCGCTCTGGGCGAAGGAGCTTTACGGCTTCGCCGATCATGTGCCGGAGACAGAAGAATACGGCGTCACGAGCTTCGTCTATCGCGCGCGGCGACCGTTCGAGCCCGCCAAATTCCAGCAGTTCCTGCGCGAAAGCTGGCGCGGCGTGATCCGCGCCAAGGGGCATTTCTGGCTGGCGACCCGGCCGCAATGGCTCGGCGAACTCAGTCAGGCCGGTGCAATCGTGAAAACCGAGGGTCTCGGATTCTGGTGGGCGAACGTGCCGGTGGAACGCTGGCCCAACGATCCGTTCTGGCGGCAGAGCCTGAAAAAGAACTGGAACGATATTTACGGCGACCGGCGGCAGGAGATCGTCTTCATCGGCACCGGCATGGACGAAGATTCCATTCGCGCCAGACTCGATGCCTGCCTTGTCGATGGCAAGCCGGGCATGCACATCGATCAATGGTCGCGATTGCCGGACCCGTTTCCGCGCTGGCGGCGTGCGGACGAGATCGCGGCGGAGTGA
- a CDS encoding GNAT family N-acetyltransferase: MTDLSLTILSETPNDAQAIERLHQRTFGPGRFVLSAYRLREHVDHLLDLSFTARIGTLLVGSVRQLPICVGETPALLLGPLTVEPPFRSRGVGRALMERALSEAKAKGHRLVVLVGDEPYYSRMGFKRIPNGVTAMPGPVDPARLLVRELEEGAFEGVTGAIRPDWRAVS, translated from the coding sequence ATGACCGATCTCTCCCTCACCATCCTGTCCGAGACGCCGAACGACGCCCAGGCGATCGAGCGGCTGCACCAGCGCACCTTCGGCCCCGGCCGTTTCGTTCTCAGCGCCTACCGGCTGCGCGAGCATGTCGATCATCTGCTCGATTTGTCGTTCACCGCGCGCATCGGCACGCTGTTGGTCGGCTCGGTGCGGCAACTGCCGATCTGCGTCGGCGAGACGCCCGCGCTGCTGCTCGGGCCTCTCACCGTCGAGCCTCCGTTCCGGTCGCGCGGTGTGGGACGCGCGCTGATGGAGCGCGCCTTGAGCGAGGCGAAGGCGAAGGGCCATCGTCTCGTCGTGCTGGTCGGGGATGAGCCCTATTACAGCCGGATGGGCTTCAAGCGGATTCCGAACGGCGTCACGGCGATGCCGGGTCCGGTGGACCCGGCGCGGCTTCTGGTGCGCGAACTGGAAGAGGGCGCGTTCGAAGGCGTCACCGGGGCGATCCGGCCCGACTGGCGCGCGGTGTCGTAA